One genomic segment of Caldicellulosiruptoraceae bacterium PP1 includes these proteins:
- a CDS encoding carbohydrate ABC transporter permease: MLSPYLILFFLFIAMPVFIAIGLSFTYFNTVQTPKFINIQNYITLLTRDDVFMQKVLPNTIKYALIVGPGGYILSFILAWLLAQLTRVPRTIFALIIYSPSLTSGVTMAVVWSVLFNGDQNGYLNSLLMRMNLIEKPIQWLQSPDYLMTIMIIISLWSSMGVGFLAMLAGILNISDELYEAAYIDGIRNRVQEIIYITIPSMKPQMLFGAVMSLVNTFNSSGIGVALTGSNPTPQYAGQLITNHIEDFGFIRYEMGYAAAVSTVLLLIIYLASKVAWKLFRDD, encoded by the coding sequence ATGTTATCTCCTTATTTAATTCTTTTTTTTCTATTTATTGCAATGCCTGTATTCATTGCAATAGGGCTTTCATTTACTTATTTTAATACTGTCCAAACACCTAAATTTATTAACATACAGAATTATATTACATTACTTACTCGTGATGATGTTTTTATGCAAAAGGTTTTGCCAAATACAATTAAATATGCTTTGATTGTTGGCCCTGGAGGGTATATTCTTTCATTTATTTTAGCTTGGTTATTGGCACAGCTTACAAGAGTACCAAGAACAATATTTGCTTTAATTATATATTCACCATCTCTTACATCAGGTGTAACAATGGCTGTTGTATGGAGTGTTTTGTTTAATGGAGATCAAAACGGATACTTGAATAGTTTATTGATGAGAATGAATTTGATTGAAAAACCAATTCAATGGCTCCAATCACCTGACTACTTAATGACAATAATGATAATAATTTCACTTTGGAGTAGTATGGGTGTTGGCTTTTTGGCTATGCTTGCTGGTATATTAAATATTAGCGACGAACTATATGAGGCAGCATACATTGATGGTATTAGAAATAGGGTCCAAGAGATAATTTATATAACAATACCATCAATGAAACCACAAATGCTTTTTGGAGCAGTAATGTCTTTAGTAAATACATTTAATTCAAGTGGTATTGGTGTTGCTTTGACAGGCTCAAATCCTACTCCACAATATGCTGGACAGTTAATTACAAACCATATAGAGGATTTCGGTTTCATAAGATATGAGATGGGTTATGCTGCTGCTGTATCAACTGTATTATTATTGATAATCTATTTAGCTTCAAAAGTTGCATGGAAGCTATTTAGAGATGATTAG
- a CDS encoding extracellular solute-binding protein has product MKYKIDIKKGILIILIIVSLLLTVTFFLGFATYRSQIKQTNKQILLNTQVNIPKINITDSKVVDLKPQNNQYVEKDGAIYLTKNQEISFNFNVADKGEYYVFYEYKILGNKLNNSLLELNENNKNTYIVYVNNYVVDSTKKFDVDRYGNEIPPEQKTINQFVTDFMKDNKRINALPITLKLEKGSHQIVLKNIGEDILLKQLKLVKKEKKIDYKEYIKTISNIPDKQKTLEIIEAESYVAKSDWIINLGNEQSISVNPYNIKTKKINIIDGQTFKTPGQTIIWEFNVPQDGYYNIAFRYMQNINKGMAVFRNIKIDGEVPFAELDNYPFKYTGYKWTDKIISDPKNNPYMIYLNKGTHYISLEVDAAKITGLINQLLDITHKIQALGMDIKKLVGNNQDPNRTWDIKEYMPNIVSDLNKWADLLDNQYRFLRTMTDSAKSPFLLDLKISSDQLRRIATEPEKIPYKLDELSEGSSSVAQRLGDLINKLKEQPMSIDRIYVFKNTKLPKQKSTFALSVYEEIARLYYSLINKNDSYGIYSNDKQDNQLKIWVNRPIQYVETLQYLIDTDFTKKTGIKARLSVMPNEQKLILANAAQKSPDIALGISNWIPFELALRGIAYDLREYKDFLSYIKKDYNLETLVPFLIGDKIYGVTETQDFYVLFYRKDILDKLNIPVPNTWEDVKEILPELQRYGMNFYLPLCSSATKYFYTTAPYIFQTGGQLYTKDGLKTAINTQNSVKGFELMTELFTIYGIPEQVANFYNDFRYGKIPIGVSNFATYITLMNAASELSGLWDIAPSPGVKNSNGQIVRYQVASDRSDVVFNTSNKKKEAWEFLKWWLSKDTQVKYANMLITRYGPLYLWNTANLNAFKELYLIDNKHKNVILEQWKWTKEIPRHPGGYMSEREISNIWNNVVINGDNLRTAIDKSSIIINRELERKLTEFGYIKNGKVIKPYTIYSIDELKNWGE; this is encoded by the coding sequence ATGAAATATAAAATTGATATCAAAAAAGGAATATTAATAATATTAATTATCGTTTCTTTACTTCTTACTGTTACCTTCTTTTTAGGTTTTGCTACATATAGGTCACAAATTAAACAAACTAATAAACAAATACTTTTAAATACACAGGTTAATATTCCAAAAATTAATATCACTGATAGCAAAGTGGTTGATTTAAAACCTCAAAATAACCAATATGTAGAAAAAGATGGGGCTATCTATTTAACTAAAAATCAGGAGATTAGCTTTAACTTTAATGTAGCTGATAAAGGGGAATACTATGTTTTTTATGAATACAAAATATTAGGTAATAAGCTAAATAATAGCCTACTTGAACTCAATGAAAATAATAAGAATACATATATTGTATATGTTAATAATTACGTTGTTGATTCTACAAAAAAATTTGATGTTGATAGATATGGCAATGAGATTCCACCAGAACAGAAAACTATTAATCAGTTTGTCACTGATTTTATGAAAGACAACAAAAGAATAAATGCACTTCCTATAACATTAAAATTGGAAAAAGGGAGTCATCAAATAGTATTAAAAAACATTGGAGAAGATATTCTTTTAAAGCAATTAAAGTTAGTTAAAAAAGAAAAGAAGATAGATTATAAAGAATACATAAAAACAATTTCTAATATTCCTGACAAGCAAAAAACTTTAGAAATAATTGAAGCTGAGAGTTATGTAGCAAAATCAGACTGGATAATTAATTTAGGAAATGAACAGAGTATTTCTGTTAATCCATATAATATTAAAACCAAAAAGATTAACATAATTGATGGTCAAACATTTAAGACACCTGGTCAAACAATTATATGGGAATTTAATGTTCCACAAGATGGATATTATAATATAGCTTTTAGATATATGCAGAATATAAATAAGGGCATGGCTGTTTTCAGAAATATAAAAATAGATGGAGAAGTACCCTTTGCTGAACTTGATAACTATCCTTTTAAATATACAGGCTATAAATGGACAGATAAAATTATAAGTGATCCAAAAAATAATCCTTATATGATTTATTTGAATAAAGGGACTCACTATATAAGCCTTGAAGTAGATGCTGCAAAGATAACAGGCTTAATTAATCAACTACTTGATATAACACATAAAATCCAAGCATTAGGAATGGATATTAAAAAGCTTGTTGGAAATAACCAAGATCCTAATAGAACTTGGGACATAAAAGAATATATGCCTAATATAGTTAGTGATTTAAATAAGTGGGCTGACTTACTTGATAATCAATATAGATTTTTAAGGACTATGACTGATAGTGCAAAATCCCCATTTTTGCTTGATCTAAAGATTTCTTCTGATCAACTTAGAAGAATTGCTACTGAACCAGAAAAAATTCCTTACAAACTGGATGAGCTAAGTGAAGGATCATCATCAGTTGCCCAAAGATTAGGTGATTTAATAAATAAATTAAAAGAACAACCGATGTCAATCGATCGAATTTATGTTTTCAAGAATACTAAATTACCTAAGCAAAAATCTACATTTGCTTTGTCGGTATATGAAGAGATTGCACGTTTATATTATTCTTTAATAAACAAAAATGATTCTTATGGAATATATAGCAATGATAAACAGGATAATCAACTAAAGATTTGGGTTAATAGACCAATACAATATGTAGAAACACTACAATATTTAATAGATACTGATTTTACAAAAAAGACAGGAATAAAAGCAAGGCTTTCTGTAATGCCAAATGAACAGAAGCTAATTTTAGCAAATGCCGCTCAAAAGAGTCCTGATATAGCACTTGGAATTAGCAACTGGATACCATTTGAGTTGGCATTAAGAGGGATTGCATATGATCTTAGAGAATATAAAGATTTTCTTTCATACATCAAAAAGGATTATAATCTTGAAACATTAGTTCCATTTTTAATTGGAGACAAGATATATGGTGTTACAGAAACTCAGGATTTTTATGTTCTATTTTATAGAAAAGATATTTTAGATAAGCTGAATATTCCTGTACCTAATACATGGGAAGATGTAAAAGAAATATTACCTGAACTACAGAGGTATGGTATGAATTTCTATTTACCTCTATGTTCAAGTGCTACAAAATATTTTTATACAACTGCACCATATATATTCCAGACTGGAGGGCAGCTATATACAAAAGATGGATTAAAAACAGCAATAAACACTCAGAATTCAGTAAAAGGCTTTGAATTAATGACTGAATTATTTACAATATATGGTATTCCTGAACAGGTTGCTAATTTTTATAACGACTTTAGATATGGCAAAATTCCTATAGGTGTATCTAATTTCGCAACTTATATTACATTAATGAATGCAGCAAGTGAGCTTTCTGGCCTTTGGGATATAGCTCCTTCTCCTGGGGTAAAAAACTCAAATGGTCAAATTGTTAGATATCAAGTTGCGAGTGATAGGTCAGATGTTGTATTTAATACATCAAATAAAAAGAAGGAAGCTTGGGAATTCTTAAAATGGTGGTTATCTAAAGATACCCAAGTTAAGTATGCAAATATGCTTATAACAAGGTATGGACCGTTATATCTTTGGAACACTGCTAATTTGAATGCTTTTAAAGAGTTATATTTGATTGATAATAAACATAAAAATGTTATATTGGAACAATGGAAATGGACAAAAGAAATACCAAGGCATCCAGGGGGATATATGTCAGAAAGAGAAATAAGCAACATATGGAACAATGTGGTTATAAATGGTGATAACCTAAGAACTGCCATTGATAAATCAAGCATAATAATAAACAGAGAACTTGAAAGAAAATTAACAGAATTTGGTTATATTAAAAATGGAAAAGTTATAAAGCCATATACTATATACTCAATTGATGAGTTGAAAAATTGGGGTGAATAA
- a CDS encoding ABC transporter substrate-binding protein, whose amino-acid sequence MRKMKKLIAVLLIVSFVLSFGIGLNAFAASNSNKATVYLAVANWDVKDKTALIKLFNKAYPNIVVKFLTYDGNVNDFLTAKVSSKAQLPDIVISWESLTYPVSQGWVYPLDEFLQKDNEAKYIPKSILDSFKYGGKTYAVPVWLQFNTFVVNLDLLEELNLDAPKYNWTVDEFKKLAKSATTDEYSGINHLWEFDTTMAGVLNKNTAQWSFDPSKHKFNLRTGGWAAAIKLQKELKAVPGLVSDDLKNDALRKQGKEDDYQKKFGKDADALREGKVLMGFHGTWDYGWLKTLKYKFDMYPMPNDPKIGYRQPVHADYAFMLATAKYPKEAFQLLKWLSYGTQGISARLQYLGSKKDAKGKPAPEWFVPASSSPGVIKAFDKLSYVPGGIKYMLKNLDKTFKCDFYKTEPGWDKAVWEVIFPANEQIRQGKADPAAIAAQIEAKANKALQLGWDDFNKKLKEAEKKFAEIRKQVSGN is encoded by the coding sequence ATGAGAAAAATGAAAAAACTTATAGCTGTCTTGTTGATTGTTTCATTTGTTTTATCATTCGGCATAGGACTAAATGCATTTGCAGCAAGTAACTCAAATAAAGCTACAGTATATCTTGCTGTTGCGAACTGGGATGTAAAGGATAAAACAGCATTAATAAAATTATTTAACAAGGCTTATCCTAATATTGTTGTAAAATTCTTGACTTATGACGGCAATGTAAATGATTTTTTAACTGCTAAAGTATCTTCAAAGGCACAACTTCCTGATATTGTAATATCATGGGAAAGCTTAACATACCCTGTTTCACAAGGTTGGGTATACCCACTTGATGAATTTTTACAAAAAGATAATGAAGCAAAATATATACCAAAGAGTATTCTTGATTCATTTAAGTATGGCGGAAAAACATATGCAGTTCCAGTATGGTTACAATTTAACACATTTGTTGTTAACCTTGATTTATTAGAAGAGCTAAACTTAGATGCACCAAAATACAACTGGACTGTGGACGAATTCAAAAAATTAGCAAAAAGTGCTACTACAGACGAATATTCTGGCATCAATCACTTATGGGAATTCGATACTACAATGGCTGGTGTTTTAAATAAGAATACTGCTCAATGGAGTTTTGATCCATCTAAACATAAATTTAATTTAAGAACAGGTGGTTGGGCAGCTGCAATAAAACTTCAGAAAGAGCTTAAAGCAGTTCCTGGCCTTGTATCAGATGACTTAAAGAATGATGCATTAAGAAAACAAGGTAAAGAAGATGATTACCAAAAGAAATTTGGTAAAGATGCAGATGCTCTAAGAGAAGGCAAAGTATTAATGGGATTCCATGGAACATGGGATTATGGTTGGCTAAAAACACTTAAATATAAATTTGACATGTACCCAATGCCAAACGATCCAAAGATTGGTTACAGACAACCAGTACATGCTGACTATGCATTTATGTTAGCAACAGCTAAATATCCAAAAGAAGCTTTCCAACTATTAAAATGGTTGTCATATGGTACACAAGGTATATCAGCAAGACTTCAATATTTAGGTTCTAAGAAAGATGCTAAGGGTAAACCAGCACCAGAATGGTTTGTTCCTGCATCATCATCACCAGGAGTTATTAAAGCATTTGATAAATTAAGCTATGTTCCAGGTGGAATTAAATATATGCTTAAGAACCTTGACAAAACATTTAAGTGCGACTTCTACAAAACAGAACCAGGTTGGGATAAAGCAGTTTGGGAAGTTATTTTCCCTGCAAATGAACAAATAAGACAAGGCAAAGCTGATCCAGCAGCTATTGCAGCACAAATTGAGGCAAAAGCTAATAAGGCTTTACAACTTGGTTGGGATGACTTTAATAAGAAATTAAAAGAAGCAGAAAAGAAATTTGCTGAAATAAGAAAACAAGTTTCTGGTAATTAA
- a CDS encoding glycoside hydrolase family 30 beta sandwich domain-containing protein → MRNGRINFIVVFILSLLLLFSWSLKSFATNQVKKGGIKVENTQASTVELWLSTVDQKNLLKKQDLSKAQDIYASVSYSVNIDTNKKYQIMDGFGASLTDASAYLIYNKLTPEKRNEVMKKLFDRKEGIGISFLRQPMGASDFTTKIYSYDDMPEGQTDHGLKHFSIDHDKKYIIPLIKQAMKLNKDLKIMATPWSPPGWMKTSDNMIGGSLWQDCYQDFADYFVKFIKAYEKEGIPIYAISPQNEPLYVPSEYPGMKMTAEEQADFIKNYLGPAFKKNNIKTKILIYDHNWDNTTYASYILSDPEVAKYVDGSAWHCYGGKHEAMTYIHNLFPNKEIWFTEASGGEWVPPFFNAFMDQMMHVIRSTRNWAKSVVWWNMALDENNGPTVLSHSTCRGVLKINQKDGSVIYNLDYYTMGHISKFVVPGAYRIESSNYTDKLETVAFQNPDKSVVLIMSNRTNDNKKVNIKLGTKTLTYILPAYAAATVVWH, encoded by the coding sequence ATGAGAAATGGCAGGATTAACTTCATTGTAGTTTTTATTCTTTCTTTATTACTTTTATTTAGCTGGTCATTAAAATCTTTTGCAACAAATCAAGTCAAAAAAGGTGGGATAAAAGTGGAAAATACTCAAGCTTCGACAGTTGAACTATGGCTTTCAACTGTTGACCAAAAGAATTTGCTTAAAAAACAAGATCTAAGTAAAGCACAGGATATCTATGCAAGTGTTTCTTATTCTGTTAACATTGACACAAATAAAAAGTATCAGATTATGGATGGATTTGGAGCTTCTCTTACAGACGCATCAGCTTATCTAATCTATAACAAGCTTACACCCGAAAAAAGAAATGAAGTGATGAAAAAGCTTTTTGACAGAAAGGAAGGCATTGGTATTAGTTTTTTAAGACAGCCAATGGGTGCAAGCGACTTTACAACAAAGATATACAGCTATGATGACATGCCAGAAGGGCAAACTGATCATGGATTAAAACACTTTTCAATAGACCATGATAAGAAATACATAATCCCTCTTATAAAACAAGCCATGAAGCTAAATAAAGACCTTAAGATAATGGCAACACCATGGAGCCCACCAGGCTGGATGAAAACATCTGACAATATGATTGGTGGGAGTCTTTGGCAGGATTGCTATCAAGATTTTGCTGATTATTTTGTAAAATTTATAAAGGCTTACGAAAAAGAGGGCATTCCAATATATGCAATTTCACCTCAAAACGAACCTTTATATGTTCCGAGTGAATATCCAGGTATGAAAATGACAGCAGAAGAACAAGCCGACTTTATAAAGAATTACCTTGGACCAGCATTCAAAAAGAATAATATTAAAACTAAAATTTTAATTTATGACCACAATTGGGATAATACAACTTATGCAAGCTATATACTAAGTGATCCAGAGGTTGCAAAATATGTAGATGGTTCAGCTTGGCACTGTTATGGTGGAAAGCATGAGGCAATGACTTATATTCATAACTTGTTCCCAAATAAAGAGATATGGTTTACAGAGGCATCAGGTGGTGAATGGGTTCCACCATTCTTCAATGCATTTATGGATCAAATGATGCACGTAATAAGGTCAACAAGGAATTGGGCTAAATCAGTTGTATGGTGGAATATGGCACTTGATGAGAACAATGGGCCGACTGTTCTTTCACACAGTACTTGTAGAGGTGTTCTAAAAATAAATCAAAAAGATGGTTCAGTTATTTACAATTTAGATTACTATACTATGGGACATATAAGTAAATTTGTTGTTCCTGGTGCTTATAGAATAGAATCAAGTAATTATACTGATAAACTTGAAACAGTTGCATTCCAAAATCCAGATAAATCTGTTGTATTAATTATGTCAAATAGAACTAATGATAATAAAAAAGTAAATATAAAACTTGGAACAAAAACATTAACTTATATCTTACCAGCTTATGCTGCCGCAACAGTGGTGTGGCATTAA
- a CDS encoding LacI family DNA-binding transcriptional regulator — MKKVTIYDIAKEANVSITMVSRVLNKSGPVKKEKEERILEVIKKYNYVPNALARGLIKKETKLIGVIMPDISNPFFLQIYLEIEKKAHEHGYNVILCNSMSSFEVESRYLRSLIEKQVDGIVFIGGRITTYNIEKKHIDELKDINNHIPIITINGIYNEVGTVNIQTDENDGMKQLIRFICKRGYRKIGLILGVKNNNATETKLQYFKKYIEEFGLSTKDEWIYYGDFTVKSGMAGAQYFIDLDDRPSVIMCVNDIVAMGAIRHFSEKGFKIPNDIAITGFDDIGVSELIVPNLTTVNQNYKKIGKAVVDSIANIDKIVPGTSITINTKLVIRESCR, encoded by the coding sequence ATGAAAAAGGTTACAATTTATGATATTGCTAAAGAGGCTAACGTATCAATAACTATGGTGTCAAGGGTTCTCAATAAGAGTGGCCCGGTTAAAAAAGAAAAGGAAGAAAGGATACTTGAGGTTATAAAAAAATATAACTATGTTCCAAATGCCTTGGCAAGAGGTCTTATCAAAAAAGAGACAAAACTTATTGGCGTTATTATGCCAGATATTAGTAATCCATTCTTTTTGCAAATATATCTCGAAATTGAAAAAAAGGCTCATGAACATGGATATAACGTTATTTTATGCAATTCTATGAGCAGCTTTGAAGTGGAATCGAGATATCTAAGGTCGCTGATAGAAAAACAAGTAGATGGTATTGTATTTATAGGTGGTAGAATTACCACATATAACATTGAGAAAAAACATATAGATGAACTTAAAGATATTAATAATCACATTCCAATCATAACTATTAACGGTATTTACAATGAAGTTGGGACTGTCAATATTCAAACAGATGAGAATGATGGTATGAAACAGCTAATTAGATTTATTTGCAAAAGAGGTTATAGAAAAATTGGACTGATATTAGGTGTTAAAAATAATAATGCAACTGAAACTAAGTTGCAATATTTCAAGAAATACATAGAAGAATTTGGTCTATCAACAAAAGATGAATGGATATATTATGGTGATTTTACTGTAAAAAGTGGAATGGCAGGTGCACAATACTTTATAGATTTGGATGATAGACCTTCGGTGATAATGTGTGTAAATGATATTGTTGCAATGGGTGCTATTAGACACTTTAGTGAAAAGGGTTTCAAAATACCTAATGACATAGCAATAACAGGCTTTGATGACATTGGAGTTTCAGAGCTTATAGTACCAAATCTTACAACAGTAAACCAAAACTATAAAAAGATTGGGAAAGCTGTCGTAGATTCAATAGCTAATATTGATAAGATTGTACCGGGAACAAGCATCACGATTAACACTAAATTAGTTATTCGTGAATCTTGTAGATAA
- a CDS encoding uroporphyrinogen decarboxylase family protein, with the protein MTNSIISKRLSNLSLRERFSRTMHFQYVDKIPNFEFGYWDETLPTWHKQGLPTYVDNEAKAYEYFGIENYYSVPINFELDPSFEYTVLSENNNHLIIIDNEGVKCEIRKDGKSTIPHYLEYPIKNKADWESFKERLIPDIQKRYPPNWPELVNEYNNRDYPLGIYCGSIVGKIRDWMGFENFALALYDMPDLIDEMVEYLTEFTITLMEKALMDIEFDFAGGWEDIAFNNGPIISPTMFKEILLPRYKRIAKVLNKHGVDIIWTDCDGDIKPIVEMWLEAGYKCMFPVEVHAGTDPVLLRKMYGDRILFMGGVNKMKLKGTKQEILEELKRLEPIINEGGFIPHIDHRCPPDVPLENYIYYLENKKALLGF; encoded by the coding sequence GTGACAAATTCAATTATTTCTAAAAGGTTAAGTAATTTATCTCTAAGAGAACGCTTTAGTAGAACAATGCATTTTCAGTATGTAGACAAGATACCTAATTTCGAATTTGGTTATTGGGACGAAACACTACCTACATGGCATAAACAGGGCTTACCTACTTATGTTGATAATGAAGCAAAAGCTTATGAATATTTTGGAATAGAAAACTATTATTCTGTTCCTATTAATTTTGAACTAGATCCATCTTTTGAATACACTGTTCTTAGTGAAAATAATAATCATCTAATTATTATTGACAATGAAGGTGTTAAATGTGAGATTAGAAAAGATGGGAAAAGTACCATACCTCATTATCTTGAATATCCCATAAAAAATAAGGCTGACTGGGAATCATTTAAAGAAAGGCTAATACCAGACATACAAAAAAGATACCCACCTAATTGGCCTGAACTTGTGAATGAATACAACAATAGGGATTATCCACTTGGTATTTACTGTGGCAGTATTGTAGGGAAAATAAGAGATTGGATGGGTTTTGAGAACTTTGCTTTAGCTTTATATGATATGCCAGACTTGATTGATGAAATGGTAGAATATTTAACAGAATTCACAATCACCTTGATGGAGAAGGCATTGATGGATATTGAGTTTGATTTTGCAGGTGGATGGGAAGATATAGCCTTTAACAATGGGCCGATAATTTCACCAACAATGTTTAAAGAAATACTTCTACCTCGCTATAAAAGAATTGCTAAAGTTTTAAATAAACATGGTGTGGATATAATCTGGACTGACTGCGATGGGGATATAAAACCTATTGTTGAAATGTGGCTTGAAGCAGGGTATAAATGCATGTTTCCGGTTGAAGTTCATGCAGGTACAGATCCTGTTTTACTTAGAAAGATGTATGGTGATAGAATACTATTTATGGGTGGAGTTAACAAAATGAAGTTGAAAGGAACAAAACAAGAGATTTTGGAAGAGCTAAAAAGACTTGAACCAATAATTAACGAAGGTGGTTTTATACCACATATAGATCATAGATGTCCGCCCGATGTTCCATTAGAAAATTATATATACTACTTAGAAAATAAAAAAGCATTACTTGGATTTTAA
- a CDS encoding sugar phosphate isomerase/epimerase family protein — protein sequence MKFGVCISNFENAVFLSQLGYSYIELGLQEIADLSDDEFLNLYKACQRNPIKAEVFNSCIRRYNIVGPNVDWDNIKIYIAKAIPRAYLLGAQIIVFGSGGARRVPDRFSREIAKQQIIDFLKFIGDFSAKFNIKIAIENLNNNECNILNTVEEELEYVEKCNLANVGVLADFYHMRVENEDFNVLKKVSNKLFHVHIANSNGRFYPKNIDEDNYKDFFAVLNEIGYDKRISIEARLVAETDYENAFNVLNIFL from the coding sequence ATGAAGTTTGGTGTATGCATTTCTAATTTTGAAAATGCAGTTTTTCTAAGCCAATTAGGTTATAGCTATATAGAGCTGGGGTTGCAAGAAATAGCTGATTTAAGTGATGATGAGTTTTTAAATCTTTATAAAGCTTGTCAAAGAAATCCTATAAAAGCTGAAGTTTTTAATAGTTGTATTAGAAGATATAATATTGTAGGACCAAATGTTGATTGGGATAATATAAAAATATACATAGCTAAAGCAATTCCAAGAGCATATCTTCTTGGAGCACAAATTATTGTTTTTGGAAGCGGTGGTGCAAGAAGAGTACCTGATAGATTTTCACGAGAGATTGCAAAACAACAGATTATAGATTTTTTAAAATTTATAGGTGATTTTTCAGCTAAGTTTAATATTAAAATAGCAATTGAAAACTTGAATAATAATGAATGCAATATATTAAATACAGTTGAAGAAGAACTTGAATATGTTGAGAAATGTAACCTCGCAAATGTAGGAGTATTAGCAGATTTCTATCACATGAGGGTTGAAAATGAAGATTTCAATGTTTTGAAAAAGGTTTCAAACAAGCTATTTCATGTGCATATAGCAAATAGCAATGGTAGGTTCTATCCTAAAAATATAGATGAAGATAATTATAAAGATTTCTTTGCTGTATTAAATGAAATTGGATATGATAAAAGAATAAGTATCGAAGCGAGGTTAGTTGCAGAAACCGATTATGAAAATGCTTTCAATGTTTTAAATATTTTTTTATAA